CGCTGACCGCCATGCGCTGTACGAGCGCCACCGTTATTCGCCGGCCGTCCGCGTGGACGGATTCCTGTTCGTCTCGGGGCAGGTCGGCAGCCGCGAAGATGGTTCGCCCGAACCGGAGTTCGAACTGCAGGTACGCCGCGCGTTCGAAAACCTCAACGCCGTGCTGGCGGCGGCCGGTTGCACCTTCGACGACGTGGTCGACGTGACCGTCTTCATGATCGATCCGGCCAGCCGCTTCGAACGCGCCTGGGCGATCGTCCCCGAGTACTGGGGCGCGGCGCCGTTTCCGACCGCGACCGTCGTCGGCGTGACCTGGCTCGCGGGCTTCGACTTCGAGATCAAGGTGGTGGCGAAGCTGCCGGAGGCTGCTGCCAGCTGAGCGCTGGGCGCGGGCGGTTGCTCTCCTCCCCCGCAAGGGAGCCGGAATCGCAGAGCCCCCTCTTGTCGAAGGCGCCTTGAACGCACCCTTCCCTCCTCGGGGAAGGCGGTTCGCACGGCCCGTATCCTGCGGCGGCAACGCCGCGCCAGTCGCCGCGCCAGGACGAAGCATGGTGGTGCTGAGCGGATGATCCACTCGATTGGCGTGACACATCGAACTTCCCGCCACGCAAACGGCGATGGGCCCCGCAGGGCCCATCGTCATCAAGCTTATCTGGCGACCTCAGCCGGCTGGCGGAGGGCCGGCCGTTCCCGGCGGGTTCGCAGGCGTTACCGCCGGCTGCGCAGGTGCGGCGCCGGGCTGTGGCTGAGCAGGCGCTGCCGGCCCACCCTGCGCACCACCCGGCGGGGTGATGCGCCAGATCGTGTTCGACAGATCGTCCGCGACCAGCAGCGCGCCGCGTGGATCGACGGCCACGCCGACCGGGCGGCCGCGCGCCTTGCCATCCTCACCGAGGAAGCCGGTCGCGAAGTCGATCGCTTCACCCGAAGGCCTGCCATCGACGAACGGCACGAACGAGACCTTGTAGCCCACCGGCGGATCACGGTTCCAGCTGCCGTGCTGGCCCACGAACACGCCATTGGCGAACTGCGGCCCCATCGCCGGCGTCGAGAACGCCAGACCCAGCGCCGCGACGTGCGAACCGAGTGCATAGTCCGGCGTGATCGCACTGGCGACCTTCTCCGGATCCTGCGGGCGCACGCGTTCGTCGACGTTCTTGCCCCAGTAGCTGTAGGGCCAGCCGTAGAAGCCACCGGGCCGGACGCTGGTCAGGTAGTCGGGCACCAGCTCGCCACCGA
The genomic region above belongs to Luteimonas chenhongjianii and contains:
- a CDS encoding RidA family protein, whose protein sequence is MATRDVVFPADRHALYERHRYSPAVRVDGFLFVSGQVGSREDGSPEPEFELQVRRAFENLNAVLAAAGCTFDDVVDVTVFMIDPASRFERAWAIVPEYWGAAPFPTATVVGVTWLAGFDFEIKVVAKLPEAAAS